The proteins below come from a single Ochotona princeps isolate mOchPri1 chromosome 13, mOchPri1.hap1, whole genome shotgun sequence genomic window:
- the EIF3A gene encoding eukaryotic translation initiation factor 3 subunit A isoform X1 has translation MPAYFQRPENALKRANEFLEVGKKQPALDVLYDVMKSKKHRTWQKIHEPIMLKYLELCVDLRKSHLAKEGLYQYKNICQQVNIKSLEDVVRAYLKLAEEKTEAAKEESQQMVLDIEDLDNIQTPESVLLSAVSGEDTQDRTDRLLLTPWVKFLWESYRQCLDLLRNNSRVERLYHDIAQQAFKFCLQYTRKAEFRKLCDNLRMHLAQIQRHHNQSTAINLNNPESQSMHLETRLVQLDSAISMELWQEAFKAVEDIHGLFSLSKKPPKPQLMANYYNKVSTVFWKSGNALFHASTLHRLYHLSREMRKNLTQEEMQRMSTRVLLATLSIPITPERTDIARLLDMDGIIVEKQRRLATLLGLQAPPTRIGLINDMVRFNVLQYVVPEVKDLYNWLEVEFNPLKLCERVTKVLNWVREQPEKEPELQQYVPQLQSNTILRLLQQVAQIYQSIEFSRLTSLVPFVDAFQLERAIVDAARHCDLQVRIDHTTRTLSFGSDLNYATREDAPIGPHLQSMPSEQIRNQLTAMSSVLAKALEVIKPAHILQEKEEQHQLAVTAYLKNSRKEHQRILARRQTIEERKERLESLNIQREKEELEQREAELQKVRKAEEERLRQEAKEREKERILQEHEQIKKKTVRERLEQIKKTELGAKAFKDIDIEDLEELDPDFIMAKQVEQLEKEKKELQERLKNQEKKIDYFERAKRLEEIPLIKSAYEEQRIKDMDLWEQQEEERITTMQLEREKALEHKNRMSRMLEDRDLFVMRLKAARQSVYEEKLKQFEERLAEEKRSRLEERKRQRKEERRITYYREKEEEEQRRAEEQMLKEREERERAERAKREEELREYQERVKKLEEVERKKRQRELEIEERERRREEERRLGEDPLSRKDSRWGDRDSEGTWRKGPEADSEWRRGPPEKDWRRAEGRDEERSHRRDEDRPRRLGDEDDRESSLRPDEERIPRRGLDDDRGPRRGLDDDRFSRRGLDDDRPSWRSADDDRPPRRIGDDDRGSWRHADDDRPPRRGLEEDRGSWRTADEDRGPRRGMDEDRGPRRGGADDERPSWRNADDDRGPRRGLDDDRGPRRGLDDDRGPRRGLDDDRGPRRGLDDDRGPWRASDDDRIPRRGADDDRGPWRNMDDERLSRRGEDSRPGPWRPFVKPGGWREKEKAREESWGPPRESRAPEEREWERERDRDHADREENDKEPERDRDRERDGDREERFRRPRDEGGWRRGPAEEASSWRDSSRRDDRDDRRRDRDDRRDLRDRRDLRDDRDRRGPPLRSEREEVSSWRRADDRKDDRAEEREPRRVPPPALSRDRDRERDRDREREREREREREGDKEKTSWRAEKDRESLRRTKNETDEDGWTTVRR, from the exons aatttcttgAGGTTGGCAAAAAACAGCCTGCTTTGGATGTTCTTTACGATGTTATGAAAAGTAAGAAACACAGAACATGGCAAAAGATACATGAGCCAATTATGCTGAAATACTTGGAACTCTGCGTGGACCTTCGCAAGAGCCACTTGGCTAAGGAAGGATTATACCAGTATAAGAACATCTGTCAACAG GTGAACATTAAGTCTTTGGAGGATGTTGTCAGGGCGTATTTGAAGCTGGCAGAGGAGAAAACCGAAGCTGCTAAGGAGGAGTCCCAGCAGATGGTGTTGGACATAGAGGATCTGGATAATATTCAAACCCCCGAGAG TGTTCTGCTGAGTGCTGTAAGTGGGGAAGATACTCAGGATCGGACTGACCGACTGCTTCTAACTCCCTGGGTTAAATTCCTGTGGGAATCATACAGGCAGTGCTTGGACCTCCTTCGAAACAATTCTAGAGTAGAACGCCTCTATCATGATATTGCCCAACAAG CCTTCAAATTCTGCCTTCAGTATACTCGTAAGGCTGAATTCCGTAAGCTGTGTGACAATTTGAGAATGCACTTAGCACAAATCCAGCGCCACCATAACCAGAGCACAGCCATCAATCTGAATAACCCAGAGAGCCAGTCCATGCATCTGGAGACGCGGCTCGTGCAGCTGGACAGcgccatcagcatggagctgtgGCAG GAAGCGTTCAAAGCTGTGGAAGATATTCATGGGCTGTTCTCATTGTCTAAAAAGCCACCTAAACCTCAGTTGATGGCAAATTACTATAATAAAGTCTCAACTGTGTTCTGGAAATCTGGAAACGCTCTTTTTCATGCATCTACACTCCATCGTCTTTACCATCTGTCCAGAGAAATGAGGAAGAATCTTACACAAGAGGAGATGCAAAG GATGTCTACCAGAGTCCTCCTGGCCACGCTTTCCATCCCCATCACACCCGAGCGCACAGACATTGCTCGGCTTCTGGACATGGATGGTATCATAGTGGAGAAGCAGCGTCGCCTGGCAACACTGCTAGGTCTTCAAGCCCCACCGACTCGAATTGGCCTCATTAATGATATG GTCAGATTCAACGTGCTACAGTATGTTGTTCCAGAAGTGAAAGACCTTTACAATTGGCTGGAAGTGGAATTTAACCCACTGAAGCTCTGTGAGAGAGTCACGAAG GTTCTGAACTGGGTGCGGGAGCAACCTGAGAAGGAGCCAGAGTTGCAGCAGTATGTGCCACAACTGCAAAGCAACACCATCCTTCGCCTCCTGCAGCAG GTGGCCCAGATTTATCAGAGCATTGAGTTTTCTCGTTTGACTTCTCTGGTTCCTTTTGTTGATGCTTTCCAACTGGAACGGGCCATAGTAGATGCAGCAAGGCATTGTGACCTGCAG GTTCGTATTGACCACACTACTCGCACTCTGAGCTTTGGATCTGATTTGAATTACGCTACTCGAGAAGACGCTCCGATTGGTCCTCATTTGCAAAGCATGCCTTCAGAGCAGATCAGAAACCAGCTCACAGCCATGTCTTCGGTGCTGGCCAAAGCGCTTGAAGTCATTAAACCAGCTCACATACtg caaGAAAAAGAGGAGCAGCATCAGTTGGCTGTTACTGCGTATCTTAAAAACTCACGGAAGGAGCATCAGCGCATCCTGGCTCGCCGACAGACAATCGAGGAACGGAAAGAACGTCTGGAGAGTCTGAATATTCAGCGGGAGAAAGAAGAGCTGGAGCAGAGGGAAGCTGAGCTGCAGAAAGTTCGGAAAGCTGAGGAGGAAAGGCTGCGCCAGgaggcaaaggagagagagaaggagcggaTCTTACAAGAACATGagcaaatcaaaaagaaaactgTGCGTGAGCGTTTGGAGCAGATCAAGAAGACAGAACTGGGGGCCAAAGCATTTAAAGACATTGACATCGAG GATCTTGAAGAACTGGATCCAGATTTCATCATGGCCAAACAGGTTGAACagctggaaaaggaaaagaaggaactTCAAGAACGACTAAAGAATCAAGAAAAGAAG ATCGACTATTTTGAAAGAGCGAAACGTTTGGAAGAAATCCCTCTGATCAAGAGTGCTTACGAGGAGCAGAGGATAAAGGATATGGACCtgtgggagcagcaggaggaggagagg ATCACAACTATGCAGCTGGAGCGTGAAAAGGCTCTTGAGCACAAGAACCGAATGTCCCGGATGCTTGAGGACAGAGATTTGTTTGTGATGCGACTGAAAGCTGCCCGACAGTCTGTATACGAG GAAAAACTTAAACAGTTTGAAGAGCGGTTAGCAGAGGAAAAACGCAGTCGCTTGGAGGAGCGCAAGAGGCAGCGCAAAGAGGAGCGCAGGATCACTTACTATCgcgagaaagaggaggaggagcagaggcgGGCGGAAGAGCAGATGCTGAAAG AGCGCGAAGAGAGAGAACGTGCTGAACGAGcgaaaagagaggaagagctccGAGAATATCAGGAACGTGTCAAGAAACTGGAGGAAGTGGAAAGGAAGAAGCGCCAGAGGGAACTGGAGATTGAAGAGCGGGAGCGCCGGCGCGAGGAGGAGAGGCGGCTCGGTGAGGACCCGCTGTCCAGGAAG gactcGCGCTGGGGAGACAGAGACTCAGAAGGTACTTGGAGAAAGGGACCCGAGGCTGACTCTGAGTGGAGACGAGGCCCACCGGAGAA GGATTGGAGACGCGCAGAAGGCCGGGATGAAGAGAGGTCTCACCGCAGAGATGAAGACCGGCCGCGGCGCTTGGGAGACGAGGACGACAGAGAGTCTTCTCTCAGGCCGGATGAGGAGCGCATCCCCCGGCGCGGCCTGGATGACGACAGAGGCCCCAGGCGTGGTCTCGACGACGATCGGTTCTCCCGGCGCGGGCTGGACGATGACCGGCCTTCTTGGCGCAGTGCAGATGACGACAGGCCTCCTCGGAGAATTGGCGATGATGATAGGGGGAGCTGGCGCCATGCGGATGATGACAGGCCACCCCGACGAGGACtggaggaggacagaggaagcTGGCGAACAGCTGATGAGGACAGAGGACCAAGACGTGGGATGGACGAGGACCGGGGGCCCAGGCGAGGAGGTGCTGATGACGAGAGGCCCTCCTGGCGAAATGCTGATGACGATCGAGGTCCCCGGAGGGGCCTAGATGATGACCGTGGTCCCCGAAGAGGCCTGGATGATGACCGTGGTCCCCGACGAGGTCTGGACGATGACCGTGGTCCCCGACGAGGCCTGGACGACGACCGAGGACCTTGGAGAGCTAGCGATGATGATCGAATTCCTAGACGGGGAGCTGATGACGACAGGGGCCCTTGGAGAAACATGGATGATGAGCGGCTCTCCAGGCGGGGCGAGGACTCCAGACCCGGCCCGTGGAGACCATTTGTGAAGCCAG gtggatggagagagaaagaaaaggcgaGAGAAGAGAGTTGGGGACCTCCCCGAGAATCAAGAGCACCCGAGGAAcgtgagtgggagagagaaagagacagagaccatGCAGACCGCGAGGAGAACGACAAGGAGCCTGAAAGagacagggacagggagagggacGGGGACCGAGAAGAGCGTTTCCGAAGGCCCAG GGACGAAGGTGGCTGGAGGCGAGGACCAGCCGAGGAAGCTTCTAGCTGGAGAGATTCAAGTCGCCGAGATGACAGGGATGACCGGCGCCGTGACAGAGACGACCGGCGGGATCTGAGAGACAGACGGGATCTGAGAGATGACCGGGACCGGAGGGGACCCCCCCTGAGATCAGAGCGCGAAGAAG TAAGTTCTTGGAGGCGTGCTGATGACAGGAAAGATGACCGAGCCGAAGAGCGGGAACCTCGTCGAGTTCCTCCCCCAGCTCTTTCTAGGGACCGAGACCGGGAGCGGGACCGAGACCGGGAGCGGGAGCGGGAGCGGGAAcgagagagagaaggtgacaaGGAGAAGACCTCCTGGAGAGCTGAGAAGGACAGGGAGTCTCTGCGGCGTACCAAGAATGAGACTGATGAGGACGGATGGACCACAGTGCGCCGCTAG